Proteins from a genomic interval of Tepidisphaeraceae bacterium:
- a CDS encoding SWIM zinc finger family protein: MNFEARYNGASGIVNGLSGASVAMATNTLREATYFEGTLAKPLLFREAMGALYDVVVSDFKYRPRDRVAFYAWLAEQDRKFLAGLGVKRQDARQKIEVAEARLGELDAARNVRRQPFYRARRAFFEYVYENEYELSYLLDPVITVHPDEVSFEAFSRDESTYARFAARFGQNGAGDGMFADVGKFICGTTNIDFSAKLNGELDRLRSYRQTRFEIGPSGFGVATTAANVTGETATATHKEKKIDLPDSWVMGFLQVHSTMTLGLTRLSLAPVDLFNIIRALRRRKTRRSPRAMRFELTPGERPRAVLEPWEHVVELTGSAPFDGPKPLTVRTWGRDRLRLLTRLLPVCQTVDLYLAGFGLPTVYVLDLGPAGTFTLALSGWTDNDWTGGAKFDLLSRRLTVTPDELSRAYDGLREVRVSTDMALAERTGLGVEKVRSAASYLCQVGRAMVDLGAGGVFRHRDLFGEPFSPAAAIATTDKATERTDERALAARAILEADNVRIIARRPVSDGYKLSGSAKGADGKRVRPLVHVDPAGQIKSAECTCELFNKHKLTKGPCEHVLALRLAHMRRLESEDAKGGEIIETN, translated from the coding sequence GTGAACTTCGAAGCGCGATACAACGGCGCCAGCGGCATCGTCAACGGCCTGTCGGGCGCCAGCGTTGCCATGGCGACCAACACGCTGCGCGAGGCGACGTACTTCGAGGGCACGCTGGCCAAGCCGCTGCTGTTCCGCGAGGCGATGGGCGCGCTGTACGACGTGGTCGTCAGCGACTTCAAGTACCGCCCGCGGGACCGCGTCGCCTTCTACGCCTGGCTGGCCGAGCAGGACCGCAAGTTCCTCGCCGGCCTCGGTGTAAAGCGTCAGGACGCGCGGCAGAAGATCGAGGTCGCCGAAGCGCGCCTCGGCGAGTTGGATGCCGCTCGCAACGTGCGCCGCCAGCCGTTCTACCGTGCCCGCCGGGCGTTCTTCGAGTACGTCTACGAGAACGAGTACGAACTGAGCTACCTGCTCGACCCGGTCATCACCGTTCACCCCGACGAGGTCAGCTTCGAGGCCTTCAGCCGCGACGAAAGCACCTACGCCCGCTTTGCCGCGAGGTTTGGCCAAAACGGCGCTGGCGACGGCATGTTTGCCGACGTCGGCAAGTTCATCTGTGGCACCACGAACATCGACTTCAGCGCCAAGCTGAATGGCGAGCTCGATCGCCTGCGCAGCTACCGCCAGACCCGCTTCGAGATCGGCCCCAGTGGTTTCGGCGTCGCCACCACTGCTGCGAACGTCACCGGTGAGACGGCCACTGCGACGCACAAGGAAAAGAAGATCGACCTGCCTGATAGTTGGGTGATGGGCTTCCTGCAGGTGCACAGCACGATGACGCTGGGCCTGACGCGCCTGTCGCTGGCGCCGGTGGATCTGTTCAACATCATCCGCGCCTTGCGGCGCCGAAAGACGCGCCGCTCGCCGCGGGCGATGCGCTTCGAGCTAACGCCTGGCGAGCGTCCGCGGGCAGTGCTGGAGCCGTGGGAACACGTGGTCGAGTTGACCGGCTCTGCCCCGTTTGATGGGCCCAAGCCGTTGACGGTGCGCACCTGGGGGCGAGATCGGCTGCGCTTGCTGACGCGGCTGCTGCCCGTATGCCAGACGGTCGACCTATACCTGGCCGGCTTTGGCCTGCCGACGGTTTACGTATTGGATTTGGGACCCGCCGGCACGTTCACGCTGGCGCTGTCGGGGTGGACGGACAACGATTGGACCGGCGGCGCGAAGTTCGACCTGTTATCGCGCCGATTGACCGTTACGCCCGATGAACTGTCGCGTGCCTACGACGGGTTGCGCGAGGTGCGCGTCTCAACTGACATGGCCCTAGCCGAGCGCACGGGGCTGGGGGTCGAGAAGGTCCGCAGTGCCGCGTCGTACCTGTGCCAGGTGGGCCGGGCGATGGTGGACCTGGGCGCTGGCGGCGTCTTCCGGCATCGCGATCTGTTCGGCGAGCCCTTCTCCCCCGCCGCCGCGATTGCGACCACCGACAAAGCCACCGAGCGCACCGACGAGCGTGCGCTGGCCGCGCGGGCGATCTTAGAAGCAGACAACGTCCGCATCATCGCGCGACGCCCCGTAAGCGATGGCTACAAGCTCAGCGGCAGCGCCAAGGGTGCCGATGGCAAGCGCGTGCGGCCACTGGTGCACGTCGACCCGGCTGGCCAGATCAAGTCGGCCGAGTGCACGTGTGAGCTGTTCAACAAGCACAAGCTGACCAAGGGCCCGTGCGAACACGTGCTCGCGTTGCGGCTGGCGCACATGCGCAGGCTGGAATCCGAAGACGCCAAGGGAGGTGAAATCATCGAGACCAACTGA
- a CDS encoding AAA family ATPase codes for MKLDAQRILIYGVCGSGKTTFARQLSERTGISWTAVDDIAWRPGWVSTSNEQQVAEVTTICAGERWILDSAYAKWADVPLARVELIVGLDYPRWFSLARLLRRTFTRVVDKQKICNGNVETWRQTFSRDSILLWHFRSFTNKRRRMRAWRDAAVAGGPAVILFPSARDTERWLATIDGV; via the coding sequence ATGAAACTCGATGCCCAGCGCATCCTCATCTACGGCGTGTGCGGCAGTGGCAAGACCACGTTCGCGCGGCAGCTCAGCGAGCGCACCGGCATTTCGTGGACGGCCGTCGATGACATCGCCTGGCGGCCCGGTTGGGTTAGCACTTCCAACGAACAGCAGGTGGCTGAAGTTACCACCATCTGCGCTGGCGAGCGGTGGATCCTCGACAGCGCCTATGCCAAGTGGGCCGACGTGCCGCTGGCCCGCGTGGAACTGATCGTGGGCCTCGATTATCCGCGCTGGTTCTCCCTCGCCCGCCTGCTGCGGCGGACGTTCACGCGCGTCGTCGACAAGCAGAAAATCTGCAACGGCAACGTGGAAACGTGGCGGCAGACCTTCTCGCGCGATTCCATCCTGCTCTGGCACTTCCGCAGCTTCACCAACAAGCGCCGCCGGATGCGCGCCTGGCGCGACGCCGCCGTTGCAGGCGGCCCGGCCGTCATCCTCTTCCCCAGCGCGCGGGACACTGAACGGTGGCTTGCCACCATCGACGGCGTCTGA
- a CDS encoding TerC family protein — MIWLWIGFITFVLLMLALDLGVFHRKAHVIRLKEALAWSTLWVTLGLAFSAFVYVAYDRHWFGIGLPPEGDTTTVVDLMAVTPDNPQGINHGTQATVKYLTGYVIEKSLSVDNIFVIAMIFSFLAVPPIYQHRVLFWGIIGALVMRGVMIAIGAQLIREFSWIIYVFGAFLILTGIKMLFITSHSDPTQNVVVRLAKRLFPVTDRFHGQHFFVRAGSTASHESPVPGAQIEQDPAVDRMERLKPGTLMMTPLFLALLLVEFTDLIFAVDSIPAIFAITTDPFLVFTSNVFAILGLRSLYFALAGMIDKFRYLKVSLAAVLVLVGVKMMTHTQLKALLGEHFNLYLLAVVLLILAGGVVASLVADRRRGVANPLDPNSQNEFQATAGDTIEAKPSTERKTDHEVSTL; from the coding sequence GTGATCTGGCTCTGGATCGGTTTCATCACCTTCGTCCTGCTGATGCTGGCGTTGGACCTGGGCGTCTTTCATCGCAAGGCGCACGTCATTCGCCTGAAGGAGGCGCTGGCGTGGTCGACGCTCTGGGTCACGCTGGGCCTGGCGTTCAGCGCGTTCGTCTACGTGGCGTACGACCGCCACTGGTTCGGCATCGGCCTGCCGCCCGAGGGTGACACGACGACGGTCGTCGACCTGATGGCCGTTACGCCCGACAACCCGCAGGGCATCAACCACGGCACGCAGGCGACCGTGAAGTACCTCACCGGTTACGTGATCGAGAAGTCGCTCAGCGTCGATAACATCTTCGTCATCGCGATGATCTTCTCGTTCCTGGCGGTGCCGCCGATCTACCAGCACCGCGTGCTCTTCTGGGGCATTATCGGCGCGCTGGTGATGCGCGGCGTCATGATCGCGATCGGCGCGCAACTTATCCGTGAGTTCAGCTGGATCATCTACGTCTTCGGCGCATTCCTGATCCTCACCGGCATCAAGATGCTGTTCATCACGTCCCATTCCGACCCCACGCAGAACGTGGTCGTGCGCCTCGCCAAACGGTTGTTCCCGGTGACCGACCGCTTCCACGGCCAGCATTTTTTCGTGCGGGCCGGCTCGACCGCCAGCCACGAGTCGCCAGTGCCCGGCGCGCAGATTGAGCAGGACCCCGCCGTCGATCGAATGGAACGCCTGAAGCCTGGCACCCTCATGATGACGCCCCTGTTCCTGGCGCTGCTGCTGGTCGAGTTCACCGACCTCATTTTCGCCGTCGACAGCATCCCGGCGATCTTCGCGATCACCACCGACCCGTTCCTCGTCTTCACGAGCAACGTCTTCGCGATCCTGGGCCTGCGCAGCCTGTACTTCGCGCTGGCGGGCATGATCGACAAGTTCCGTTACCTGAAGGTCTCGCTGGCGGCCGTGCTGGTGCTGGTGGGCGTGAAGATGATGACCCACACGCAGCTCAAGGCGCTGCTCGGCGAGCACTTCAACCTCTACCTGCTGGCCGTCGTGCTGCTGATTCTGGCCGGTGGCGTGGTCGCCTCGCTCGTCGCCGATCGCCGGCGCGGCGTCGCAAATCCGCTGGATCCCAACAGCCAGAACGAGTTTCAGGCCACCGCCGGCGACACGATCGAAGCCAAACCATCTACCGAAAGGAAGACCGACCATGAAGTGTCCACACTGTGA
- a CDS encoding zf-TFIIB domain-containing protein has translation MKCPHCDVTLTVAERQGVQIDNCPQCRGVWLDRGELDKIIERYDAYAVHYMEEGDRRRNTPRRDFDDDEADAYDREHQRSGQQRRKSFWQELFD, from the coding sequence ATGAAGTGTCCACACTGTGACGTCACGTTGACCGTCGCCGAGCGACAGGGCGTGCAGATCGACAACTGCCCCCAGTGCCGCGGTGTCTGGCTGGACCGCGGGGAACTGGACAAGATCATCGAGCGCTACGACGCCTACGCCGTCCACTACATGGAGGAAGGCGACCGCCGCAGGAATACCCCGCGGCGCGACTTCGATGATGACGAAGCCGACGCCTACGACCGCGAACACCAGCGCAGCGGTCAACAACGCCGCAAGTCGTTCTGGCAGGAACTGTTCGACTGA
- a CDS encoding macro domain-containing protein: MLVAVTLVDVNAKMVAAWRATFEEHPEVQIVQGSMLEQPVSAWVSPTNSRGSMDGGLDAVLKRHFGAAIEKSVQQEIARRYGGLMPVGHATCVPTGQVQPGYLISTPTMTQSSENVSDTLNVALACAAAFQAVHMQNAREPGSIRSVALPGLGANTGQVPVEICADLMWTAYHLFREREFTDFGEMRAALQEQLGDLAPMTGATKKTAAKSSPGAVAAATPASTTASASSAKPTPSAKTKDEDFDDFG; this comes from the coding sequence ATGTTGGTCGCCGTCACCTTGGTCGACGTGAACGCGAAGATGGTTGCCGCGTGGCGGGCGACGTTTGAGGAGCACCCGGAGGTGCAGATCGTGCAGGGGTCGATGCTCGAACAACCGGTCAGCGCGTGGGTCAGCCCAACCAACTCGCGCGGCAGCATGGACGGTGGGCTGGATGCCGTCCTGAAACGCCACTTCGGCGCAGCTATCGAGAAATCCGTCCAGCAGGAGATCGCGAGGCGGTACGGCGGGCTGATGCCGGTCGGGCATGCCACCTGCGTGCCGACCGGGCAGGTGCAGCCGGGCTACCTGATCTCCACGCCGACGATGACCCAGTCCAGCGAGAACGTCAGCGACACCCTGAACGTCGCCCTCGCCTGCGCCGCGGCGTTCCAAGCTGTTCACATGCAGAACGCCCGCGAGCCGGGCAGCATCCGCTCGGTTGCGTTGCCGGGCCTTGGGGCCAACACGGGGCAGGTGCCGGTGGAGATTTGCGCCGATCTGATGTGGACCGCCTACCACCTGTTCCGCGAGCGCGAGTTCACCGACTTCGGCGAGATGCGAGCCGCGCTGCAGGAACAGCTTGGCGACCTGGCCCCGATGACCGGCGCGACGAAAAAGACGGCCGCCAAATCGTCCCCCGGCGCCGTTGCCGCGGCCACGCCGGCTAGCACTACGGCTTCAGCGTCGTCCGCCAAGCCGACACCGTCGGCGAAGACGAAGGATGAAGACTTCGACGATTTTGGCTAG
- a CDS encoding ADP-ribosylglycohydrolase family protein translates to MGNQDELAGLFGDLSASRAPSEPAAPLSVNTTKAQPAPSRAERIAGAVLGGAIGDAMGHPTEFMSMQAIRDRYGPTGVSQFELYWDKGGQRFAPYTDDTQMAECVLRALLDEPHDLDRCMAIMAKRFVEWSRNPQGGHRAPGNACLSGSRALERGVAWHEAGGPTAGGCGSVMRAYPFGLLFADDYDKAETWAVAHSKLTHRDPIALAASAAMAVGVARIMNDEPIARVTSEMVAAACRYSASTAAMMCDAIDDARNGVGPDVTLDRLRAWAAHEAIASAVYLLERHADDPRAAILEGANTPGDSDSIATLAGALLGARCGIGAIPETWIRDVERSRDLLALAERVPLLRSQ, encoded by the coding sequence ATGGGGAACCAAGACGAACTCGCGGGCCTGTTCGGCGACCTCTCGGCCTCGCGAGCGCCATCCGAACCCGCTGCGCCGTTGTCGGTCAACACGACGAAGGCGCAACCCGCCCCTTCGCGTGCCGAACGCATCGCCGGCGCCGTTCTCGGTGGTGCGATCGGCGACGCGATGGGGCATCCGACCGAGTTCATGTCGATGCAGGCGATACGCGACCGCTACGGCCCAACCGGCGTGTCTCAGTTCGAACTCTACTGGGACAAGGGGGGCCAGCGTTTCGCCCCCTATACCGACGACACGCAAATGGCCGAGTGCGTGCTGCGCGCGTTGCTCGACGAGCCTCACGACCTCGATCGCTGCATGGCGATCATGGCCAAGCGGTTCGTCGAATGGTCACGCAACCCACAAGGCGGCCACCGCGCCCCGGGCAACGCCTGCCTGAGCGGCTCCCGCGCTCTCGAGCGCGGCGTGGCCTGGCACGAGGCCGGTGGCCCCACCGCCGGGGGTTGCGGGTCGGTCATGCGGGCCTACCCCTTCGGCCTGCTGTTCGCCGATGACTATGATAAGGCCGAAACGTGGGCGGTGGCTCACTCGAAGCTCACGCACCGCGACCCCATCGCGCTCGCCGCCAGCGCGGCGATGGCGGTGGGCGTCGCGCGCATCATGAACGATGAACCGATCGCGCGAGTAACCAGCGAAATGGTCGCCGCCGCCTGCCGGTACAGCGCCAGCACCGCTGCCATGATGTGCGACGCGATCGACGACGCCCGCAACGGCGTCGGCCCCGACGTCACGCTCGACCGCCTGCGCGCCTGGGCCGCCCACGAGGCCATCGCGTCGGCCGTCTATCTTCTCGAACGCCACGCCGACGATCCGCGCGCCGCCATTCTCGAAGGCGCCAACACCCCCGGCGACAGCGACAGCATCGCCACCCTCGCCGGCGCCCTGCTCGGCGCCCGCTGTGGCATCGGCGCCATCCCAGAGACTTGGATTCGCGACGTCGAACGCAGCCGCGACCTGCTTGCATTAGCCGAGCGGGTGCCACTACTTCGATCGCAGTAG
- a CDS encoding WGR domain-containing protein, whose protein sequence is MAKVKAWKHGESGEPGFSSDFGIVQKAVLQVTDIKTNRNKYYAIELHSHGAENGVASKGPFRVFTHYGRTDDLERDPDAGQKECRYFNSLPEAQGCYQQIYREKTSTAKGYKELSLASSKIGSQRARGTSAGEVDAKTIERLAKAKAEAAAKNGKPIEEPKRLDLHAGVQDIVRYIYAEATNALTSTVAAKITANGIETPLGVLTIGQIEKGEAILTEMYGVFQKKPRTMAQQLEDLSGEFYTVVPHRIGRTRDAIAAAVINTSEAFGQKQETLQLMKDMLQVNGEEGSVLYDAQIDAQYLSLKADLHYLDRESPTFRQIADHVVDSQVKTKGIKVQNIFGVKRPGEWDDFRSDIDNQRLMFHGSRIQNWVGILSRGILMPKIVVNLGVHRTDAGWLGHGIYFGDASCTSCFYTTPGKKKTRLMAVTRVALGKMKDYTKITYGLDGPPDGYHSCHGVRNNGKNGSQFADDEYVIYDPKQHRQEYLVEFTA, encoded by the coding sequence ATGGCGAAGGTGAAGGCATGGAAGCACGGGGAGTCGGGGGAGCCGGGGTTCTCGAGCGACTTCGGCATCGTCCAGAAGGCGGTGCTGCAGGTCACCGATATCAAGACCAACCGCAACAAGTACTACGCGATCGAACTGCATTCCCACGGCGCTGAAAACGGCGTCGCGAGCAAAGGGCCGTTCCGCGTCTTTACGCATTATGGCCGCACCGACGATCTGGAGCGAGACCCGGACGCGGGGCAGAAGGAGTGCCGGTACTTCAACAGTTTGCCCGAAGCGCAGGGGTGTTATCAGCAGATCTACCGCGAGAAGACCAGCACCGCCAAGGGGTATAAAGAACTGTCGCTGGCTTCGAGCAAGATAGGCAGCCAGCGGGCCCGCGGCACTAGCGCCGGGGAGGTGGACGCCAAGACGATCGAACGGCTCGCCAAAGCCAAGGCCGAGGCGGCTGCCAAGAACGGCAAGCCGATCGAGGAGCCCAAGCGCCTCGACCTGCATGCTGGGGTGCAGGACATCGTCCGCTACATCTACGCCGAGGCGACCAACGCGCTCACGTCGACCGTGGCCGCCAAGATCACCGCCAACGGCATCGAGACGCCGCTGGGCGTGCTGACGATCGGGCAGATCGAAAAGGGGGAGGCGATTTTGACGGAGATGTACGGCGTCTTCCAGAAGAAGCCGCGCACGATGGCGCAGCAGCTCGAAGATCTGTCGGGCGAGTTCTACACCGTCGTCCCCCACCGCATCGGCCGCACGCGCGACGCCATCGCGGCAGCGGTCATCAACACCAGCGAGGCGTTCGGGCAAAAGCAGGAAACGCTTCAGCTGATGAAGGACATGCTGCAGGTGAACGGCGAAGAAGGATCAGTGCTGTACGACGCGCAGATCGACGCCCAATACCTCAGCCTGAAGGCCGATCTGCACTACCTGGACCGCGAGAGCCCCACGTTCCGCCAGATCGCAGACCATGTGGTCGACAGCCAGGTGAAGACGAAGGGAATCAAGGTGCAGAACATCTTCGGCGTGAAACGACCCGGCGAGTGGGACGACTTCCGGTCCGACATCGACAACCAACGGCTGATGTTCCACGGGTCGCGCATTCAGAACTGGGTGGGCATTTTATCGCGCGGCATTTTGATGCCCAAGATCGTCGTGAACCTCGGCGTCCACCGCACCGATGCCGGCTGGCTTGGCCACGGCATTTACTTCGGTGACGCATCGTGCACCAGCTGCTTCTACACCACGCCCGGCAAGAAGAAGACGCGCCTGATGGCCGTCACCCGCGTGGCGCTCGGCAAGATGAAGGACTACACGAAGATCACCTACGGCCTCGACGGCCCGCCCGACGGCTACCACAGTTGCCACGGCGTGCGCAACAACGGTAAGAACGGTTCCCAGTTCGCTGACGACGAGTACGTGATTTACGATCCGAAGCAACACCGGCAGGAGTATTTGGTCGAGTTCACGGCGTGA
- a CDS encoding reverse transcriptase family protein produces MAENEKARLYQRIVSSTPDFIVLSRMQVHGFWPTGQSLPPDPVAEVAERDQLDRQLVDLRKQASVVKDPDKVLAQERQRRGDESKKRRAEKKAARLADAQRCREAWGAKRAASITHLGDGVSASLQDTASDVGRLTENALPVLNDGTDVARLLNIPIGALRWLTFHRRGATLVHYHRYDLAKRTGGVRSISAPKPALAMAQQCVLSAILSKVPVSAAAHGFVPQRSIVSNAAPHAGKAVVANMDLRDFFPSITFRRVKGMFRKLGYSEQVATVLALLCTEPPRVAAAIDGKRYYVALGDRVLPQGGCTSPAITNVLCRKFDRRLEGLAGRYGFTYTRYADDLTFSSTDPDADVGRLLRFARAVITAEGFTEHPTKTKVMRASARQEVTGITVNARPKLSRADLRQLRSLLHNAAKTGLDAQNRTGHADFAAYVRGRVGFACMVDPSRAEQWQAALAAAMARAG; encoded by the coding sequence ATGGCTGAAAACGAAAAAGCACGGCTGTACCAGCGGATCGTCAGTTCGACGCCCGACTTCATCGTGCTATCGCGCATGCAGGTCCACGGCTTCTGGCCCACGGGCCAATCACTGCCGCCCGACCCCGTCGCCGAGGTGGCCGAGCGCGATCAGTTGGACAGGCAGTTGGTCGACCTGCGAAAGCAGGCGTCGGTGGTGAAGGACCCGGACAAGGTGCTCGCCCAGGAGCGCCAACGCCGTGGGGACGAGAGCAAGAAACGCCGCGCCGAGAAGAAGGCCGCCCGCTTGGCCGACGCGCAGCGCTGCCGGGAGGCGTGGGGCGCCAAGCGAGCAGCGTCGATTACGCATCTCGGCGACGGCGTGAGCGCCAGCCTGCAGGACACAGCGTCCGACGTCGGCCGTCTTACCGAGAACGCCCTGCCGGTACTGAACGACGGCACCGACGTGGCGCGGCTGTTGAACATCCCGATCGGCGCGCTGCGGTGGCTGACCTTTCATCGCCGCGGCGCCACGCTCGTTCACTATCACCGGTACGACTTGGCCAAGCGCACGGGCGGCGTGCGCTCGATCTCAGCGCCCAAACCGGCGCTGGCAATGGCGCAGCAGTGCGTGCTGTCGGCGATCCTCTCGAAGGTGCCGGTGAGCGCGGCCGCGCACGGTTTTGTGCCGCAGCGGTCGATCGTCAGCAACGCCGCGCCGCACGCGGGCAAGGCGGTCGTCGCGAACATGGACTTACGGGACTTCTTCCCCTCCATTACGTTCCGCCGGGTGAAGGGGATGTTCCGCAAGCTGGGCTACAGCGAACAGGTGGCCACCGTGCTCGCACTGCTCTGCACCGAGCCTCCACGCGTCGCCGCGGCCATCGATGGCAAGCGTTATTACGTCGCCCTTGGCGACCGCGTGTTGCCGCAGGGGGGGTGCACGAGCCCGGCGATCACGAACGTCCTTTGCCGCAAGTTCGACCGCCGCTTGGAAGGCTTGGCAGGCCGGTACGGATTCACTTATACGAGATACGCCGACGACCTAACGTTCTCGTCGACCGATCCGGATGCCGACGTTGGCCGGCTGCTGAGGTTCGCACGGGCCGTGATCACCGCTGAAGGCTTCACTGAGCATCCGACGAAAACGAAGGTGATGCGAGCGTCGGCGAGGCAGGAGGTGACTGGCATCACCGTCAATGCCCGCCCAAAACTGTCGCGGGCTGACCTGCGGCAACTTCGGTCGCTGCTTCACAACGCGGCCAAGACGGGTCTTGACGCTCAGAACCGTACCGGCCATGCCGACTTCGCCGCCTACGTTCGCGGCCGCGTCGGGTTTGCCTGTATGGTCGACCCGTCGCGTGCCGAACAGTGGCAGGCCGCCTTAGCCGCCGCGATGGCGCGGGCTGGATGA
- a CDS encoding class I SAM-dependent methyltransferase yields MIPMTPALAAQIDETERLAQPRGDSMQISRDVGHLLANIALAHQAKLIVEVGTSYGFSGMWWSALLATCNGHLHTIDVLDKKYSTAKATFAAAGLADRVTSHLGNAREIIPTIPGVIDVAFIDADKPSTQAYFDLLWLKLRVGGAIVTDNVISHPQEMEAYLTALRARDDAHTVTIPMRAGVEWTVKLR; encoded by the coding sequence ATGATCCCCATGACCCCCGCCTTGGCCGCCCAGATCGACGAGACCGAGCGTCTCGCCCAGCCACGCGGCGATTCGATGCAGATCTCGCGCGACGTCGGCCATCTGCTGGCCAACATCGCGCTCGCCCATCAGGCCAAGCTGATCGTCGAGGTCGGCACGAGCTACGGCTTCAGTGGCATGTGGTGGTCCGCCCTCCTGGCGACCTGCAACGGTCACCTGCACACGATCGACGTGCTGGACAAGAAGTACTCGACCGCCAAGGCCACCTTCGCCGCCGCCGGACTAGCCGACCGCGTGACCAGCCATCTCGGCAACGCGCGCGAGATCATCCCGACGATTCCCGGCGTCATCGACGTCGCCTTCATCGACGCCGACAAGCCGAGCACGCAAGCCTACTTCGACCTGCTTTGGCTCAAGCTCCGGGTCGGCGGCGCCATCGTCACCGACAACGTGATTTCGCACCCGCAGGAAATGGAAGCCTACCTGACCGCTCTGCGCGCCCGCGACGACGCCCACACCGTCACCATCCCGATGCGCGCCGGCGTCGAATGGACCGTGAAGCTTCGGTAG
- the guaA gene encoding glutamine-hydrolyzing GMP synthase encodes MALHDEIIPILDFGSQYAQLIARRVRERGVYSELFRPDVSVEELKKLNPKGIILSGGPSSVYEPGAPKCDPRIFTDLNVPILGICYGMQLGAHILGGQVKPATAREFGRAKLKVVADDPLVRGLPADTTVWMSHGDQVHDLPDQFIPLAATPTCPFAAARHKTKPFYGVQFHPEVTHTPRGEVIFQNFLYDICKCTGAWTMGNFVEESVAKVRAQVGTSKVICGLSGGVDSSVVAALLHKAIGDQLVCIFVDNGLLRKNERKLVESTFRDHFKINLITHDAEAIFLRELAGVTDPQQKRKIIGKEFIDAFDREAKSIAGAQFLAQGTLYPDVIESGHGYAGTAANIKLHHNVGGLPEKMGFQLVEPLRDLFKDEVRKVGQVLGLPDQIVWRHPFPGPGLAVRIIGDITAERLRVLRDADEIVLEELVANDLYRKTAQVFAVLLPIGTVGVMGDARSYDSVVAIRAVESTDFMTADWARIPFDVLATMSNRIINEVRGVNRVVYDISSKPPATIEWE; translated from the coding sequence ATGGCCCTTCACGACGAAATCATTCCGATCCTCGACTTCGGCTCGCAGTACGCCCAGCTGATCGCCCGCCGCGTTCGCGAGCGCGGGGTTTACTCTGAACTGTTCCGCCCGGACGTCTCGGTCGAGGAACTGAAGAAGCTCAACCCCAAGGGCATCATCCTCTCCGGCGGGCCCAGCAGCGTCTACGAGCCCGGGGCCCCCAAGTGCGACCCGCGCATCTTCACCGACCTGAACGTCCCCATCCTCGGCATCTGCTACGGCATGCAACTGGGCGCCCACATCCTCGGTGGCCAGGTGAAGCCCGCGACCGCCCGGGAGTTTGGCCGGGCGAAACTGAAGGTGGTCGCGGATGATCCCCTCGTGCGCGGCCTGCCCGCCGACACCACCGTCTGGATGAGCCACGGCGACCAAGTCCACGATCTGCCCGACCAGTTCATCCCGCTGGCCGCCACGCCCACCTGCCCATTCGCGGCGGCGCGCCACAAGACCAAGCCGTTCTACGGCGTGCAGTTCCACCCGGAAGTCACCCACACGCCGCGCGGCGAGGTGATCTTCCAGAACTTCCTCTACGACATCTGCAAGTGCACCGGCGCCTGGACCATGGGCAACTTCGTCGAGGAATCCGTCGCCAAGGTCCGGGCGCAAGTCGGCACGTCCAAGGTCATCTGCGGCCTGAGCGGTGGCGTCGACAGCAGCGTCGTGGCGGCCCTGCTGCACAAGGCCATCGGCGACCAGCTCGTCTGCATCTTCGTCGACAACGGCCTGCTGCGCAAGAACGAACGAAAACTTGTCGAAAGCACCTTTCGCGACCACTTTAAGATCAACCTGATCACCCACGACGCCGAAGCCATCTTCCTGCGCGAACTCGCCGGCGTCACCGACCCGCAGCAGAAGCGCAAGATCATCGGCAAGGAATTCATCGACGCCTTCGACCGCGAGGCCAAATCCATCGCCGGCGCGCAGTTCCTGGCCCAGGGCACCCTGTACCCTGACGTGATCGAATCCGGCCACGGCTACGCCGGCACCGCCGCCAACATCAAGCTGCACCACAACGTCGGCGGCCTGCCTGAGAAGATGGGCTTCCAACTCGTTGAACCCCTCCGCGACCTCTTCAAAGATGAAGTGAGAAAGGTCGGCCAGGTCCTCGGCCTGCCCGATCAAATCGTCTGGCGCCACCCCTTCCCCGGCCCCGGGTTAGCCGTCCGCATCATCGGCGACATCACCGCCGAGCGCCTGCGCGTCCTGCGCGACGCTGACGAAATCGTCTTGGAAGAACTCGTCGCCAACGATTTGTACCGCAAGACCGCCCAGGTCTTCGCCGTCCTCTTACCCATCGGCACCGTCGGCGTGATGGGCGACGCCCGCAGCTACGACAGCGTCGTCGCCATCCGCGCCGTCGAAAGCACCGATTTCATGACCGCCGACTGGGCGAGAATCCCCTTCGACGTGCTGGCCACCATGTCCAACCGCATCATCAACGAGGTGCGCGGCGTGAACCGCGTGGTCTACGACATCTCGTCCAAGCCGCCCGCGACGATTGAGTGGGAATGA